One stretch of Terriglobales bacterium DNA includes these proteins:
- a CDS encoding protein kinase, which produces KSTEAPIAAALTELTAENRKLTAEGTIVGTFQYMAPEQVEGRDADARTDIFAFGEVLYEMATGQPAFSGRTKASLIAAILSADPKPLSALAPMTPPALERVVRTCLAKDPEERFQTVHDLKLQLQWIAEGGTQLGVPAPVAHRRKNRERLAWVSGVVLALLVAGGFLLREKLQRPQVLQFMVMPPEKTNFNFRGIAGPPALSPDGKLVAFVATVQGQIGNRSLWLRSLDSVEPRPLAGTEGAAYPFWSPDSRFVGFFAGGKLKKIEVATGVVLAVCEVAEGRGGAWNEDGVILFGTRDSVLYRVPASGGLAAAVTSFDRHLNQTSHRFPYFLPDGDHYIYVAQAPEPHVYWTSLSAPQNVMLGDLNSNVAFVNGYLLFVREGTLLAQSFDPKRGSFSGEPQPIGEQIQYDPQFNFAVFSASQNGEVAFQSGAVDVGTKLMLLDRTGKESLLDQEPAMIESVSLEPAGSRVALSIRDAGTRGDIWLYQLGPKQKFRFTFDQQSCCPLFSPDGSKLVYESAISKGASSTTLRVKAASGLGSEQMLLQSPDEFYPTSWSPDGRYVLIERDVLAPKRRWELWAVPVNTSQPPFLLVKNADSARGPVVSPDGKWLAYSGQDTGRFEIYVVPFRPDPSNPNPAGKWQVSSGGGLEPQWSRNGKELFFNNTSYTTLFAAEVTAKGDNFGVEAPKALFDLNPHPVLSNFYAPTSDGQHFYASVYSQGSSAPFTVTLNWMERLKR; this is translated from the coding sequence CCAAGAGCACCGAGGCGCCCATCGCCGCCGCCCTCACCGAGTTGACCGCGGAGAACCGCAAGCTCACCGCCGAGGGCACCATCGTCGGCACCTTCCAGTACATGGCCCCGGAGCAGGTGGAGGGCCGGGACGCCGACGCGCGCACCGACATCTTCGCCTTCGGGGAGGTGCTCTACGAGATGGCCACCGGGCAGCCCGCCTTCAGCGGACGCACCAAGGCCTCGCTCATCGCCGCCATCCTCTCCGCCGATCCCAAGCCGCTGTCGGCGCTGGCCCCCATGACCCCGCCCGCGCTGGAGCGCGTGGTGCGCACCTGCCTGGCCAAGGACCCGGAGGAGCGCTTCCAGACCGTGCATGACCTGAAGCTGCAGTTGCAGTGGATCGCGGAAGGAGGCACGCAACTGGGCGTGCCCGCCCCGGTGGCGCACCGCCGCAAGAACCGCGAGCGCCTGGCCTGGGTCTCGGGGGTGGTGCTGGCGCTGCTGGTGGCCGGCGGCTTCCTGCTGCGCGAGAAGCTGCAGCGGCCCCAGGTGCTGCAATTCATGGTCATGCCGCCGGAGAAGACCAACTTCAACTTCCGCGGCATCGCCGGGCCTCCCGCGCTCTCTCCCGACGGCAAGCTGGTCGCCTTCGTGGCCACCGTCCAGGGGCAGATCGGGAACCGCTCGTTATGGCTGCGCAGCCTGGATTCGGTGGAGCCCCGCCCCCTGGCCGGGACCGAAGGCGCCGCCTATCCCTTCTGGTCGCCCGACAGCCGCTTCGTGGGTTTCTTCGCGGGCGGCAAGCTGAAGAAGATCGAGGTCGCCACGGGCGTGGTGCTGGCCGTCTGCGAGGTGGCCGAAGGACGCGGCGGCGCCTGGAACGAGGACGGGGTGATCCTGTTCGGGACGCGCGATAGCGTGCTCTATCGCGTGCCCGCGTCGGGAGGCCTGGCGGCCGCGGTCACCAGCTTCGACCGGCACCTGAACCAGACCAGCCACCGCTTCCCCTACTTCCTTCCCGACGGCGACCACTACATCTACGTGGCCCAGGCGCCGGAGCCGCACGTCTACTGGACCAGCCTGAGCGCGCCCCAGAACGTCATGCTGGGCGACCTGAACTCCAACGTGGCCTTCGTGAACGGCTACCTGCTCTTCGTGCGCGAGGGCACGCTGCTGGCCCAATCCTTCGATCCCAAGCGCGGGAGCTTCTCCGGCGAGCCCCAGCCCATCGGCGAGCAGATCCAGTACGACCCGCAGTTCAACTTCGCCGTCTTCTCGGCCTCGCAGAACGGCGAGGTCGCCTTCCAGTCCGGCGCAGTGGACGTGGGCACCAAGCTGATGCTGCTGGACCGTACCGGCAAGGAGAGCCTGCTCGACCAGGAGCCGGCGATGATCGAGAGCGTCTCGCTGGAGCCTGCCGGGAGCCGGGTGGCGCTCTCCATCCGCGATGCCGGGACCCGCGGCGACATCTGGCTCTACCAGTTGGGGCCCAAGCAGAAGTTCCGCTTCACCTTCGACCAGCAGTCCTGCTGTCCCCTGTTCTCCCCGGACGGGAGCAAGCTGGTGTACGAGAGCGCCATCTCCAAAGGCGCGAGCAGCACCACCCTGCGCGTCAAGGCGGCCTCCGGCCTGGGTTCGGAGCAGATGCTGCTGCAGTCGCCCGACGAGTTCTATCCCACCTCCTGGAGCCCGGATGGCCGCTACGTGCTCATCGAGCGGGACGTGCTCGCCCCCAAGAGGCGGTGGGAGCTCTGGGCCGTCCCCGTGAACACCAGCCAGCCGCCCTTCCTGCTGGTGAAGAACGCGGACAGCGCGCGCGGCCCCGTGGTCTCCCCGGACGGCAAGTGGCTGGCCTACTCCGGGCAAGACACCGGGCGCTTCGAGATCTACGTCGTGCCCTTCCGTCCCGACCCCTCCAATCCCAACCCGGCAGGGAAGTGGCAGGTCTCGAGCGGGGGAGGATTGGAGCCGCAGTGGAGCCGGAACGGGAAGGAGCTCTTCTTCAACAACACCTCCTACACCACCTTGTTCGCCGCCGAGGTCACGGCCAAGGGGGACAACTTCGGGGTAGAGGCGCCCAAGGCATTGTTCGACCTCAACCCGCACCCGGTGCTGAGCAACTTCTACGCCCCCACCTCCGACGGCCAGCACTTCTACGCCTCCGTCTACAGCCAGGGGAGCTCGGCCCCCTTCACCGTCACCCTGAACTGGATGGAGCGGCTCAAGCGCTGA